In one Thermanaerovibrio velox DSM 12556 genomic region, the following are encoded:
- the pheA gene encoding prephenate dehydratase has translation MSMDVDQVKTLRNVIDQIDRDLMELLSRRLEVAREIGAAKEGGAVYDPKREEALVKRLAGENPHLGEPLIRAVMGEIIGACRAVQGPFRVVLMGPKWSYSHEVAEKVFGSSWDPVFVRSPREALCKVAVGGGDAAVVPIENSTEGAVHSTLDGLMELKGAVWIAREARARVEHCLANQGDDLGRIRRVYSHPQAMSQCWRWLSQNLPQAELVEANSTSEGALRALDEGEAAVCGIRCAREMGFRMVIPGIQDSPLNTTRFIVVTRREEREELRYGDRTSILFTLPHRPGSLCEALGALSEHKINLMMIQSRPIPKNPFEYAFFADIDGGLGDPKVEAAVNEMAKRTSDLTVLGSYCSLEI, from the coding sequence ATGAGTATGGACGTAGACCAGGTGAAAACCTTGAGGAATGTCATAGACCAAATAGACCGGGATCTGATGGAGCTCCTTTCAAGGCGCCTGGAGGTGGCCCGGGAGATCGGGGCAGCCAAGGAGGGCGGAGCCGTTTACGACCCCAAGCGGGAAGAGGCACTGGTGAAGAGGCTTGCGGGGGAGAACCCGCATCTTGGGGAACCCCTGATCCGGGCGGTGATGGGGGAGATAATCGGGGCCTGCCGGGCCGTGCAGGGGCCGTTCCGGGTGGTGTTGATGGGCCCCAAGTGGTCCTACTCCCACGAGGTGGCGGAAAAGGTGTTCGGCTCATCCTGGGACCCGGTGTTCGTAAGATCCCCCAGGGAGGCCCTTTGCAAGGTGGCGGTGGGCGGCGGTGACGCGGCGGTGGTGCCCATCGAGAACTCCACGGAAGGGGCGGTTCACTCCACCCTGGACGGGCTCATGGAGCTCAAGGGGGCGGTGTGGATAGCCCGGGAGGCCCGGGCAAGGGTAGAGCACTGTCTTGCCAATCAGGGGGATGACCTAGGCCGTATAAGGCGGGTTTACTCGCACCCCCAGGCGATGAGCCAGTGCTGGAGGTGGCTCTCCCAGAACCTCCCCCAGGCAGAGCTGGTGGAGGCTAACTCCACCAGCGAGGGGGCGTTGAGGGCCTTGGACGAGGGGGAGGCGGCGGTCTGCGGGATCCGGTGCGCCAGGGAGATGGGGTTCCGGATGGTGATACCGGGCATCCAGGACAGCCCCCTCAACACCACCAGGTTCATCGTGGTAACCCGCCGGGAGGAGCGGGAGGAGCTCAGATACGGGGATAGGACCAGCATCTTGTTCACCCTTCCCCACAGGCCCGGCTCCCTCTGCGAGGCCCTGGGGGCCCTTAGTGAGCATAAAATCAACCTGATGATGATCCAGTCTAGGCCAATTCCCAAGAACCCCTTCGAGTACGCGTTCTTCGCGGACATCGACGGGGGGCTTGGAGATCCAAAAGTGGAAGCGGCGGTCAACGAGATGGCCAAGAGGACATCGGACCTCACCGTGCTGGGATCCTACTGTTCCCTGGAGATATAG
- a CDS encoding EAL domain-containing protein, producing the protein MQSWRRMPKGDAVLNVPCRSSQGPVGSVRDLIRSGGVRSVFQPIVSLTDGTVYGYEVLSRGVEPFESPFSMFSAAEDEGVTWDLERACRLSAMRAVSQLPRRLRERAFFINVSPRVLKDPRFKQGFTASQLRAYGLNQGSFVIEITEHSSDGDRDGLARMAEHYASQGFRIALDDFGSGDSGLVTLVKCTPHFIKLDMEIVRGISSSSYRRKLVKALVYFAMGVDARIIAEGVEELEDLRVLLELNVPMAQGFLFGRPSWDAPLREEETCGLIHALLGF; encoded by the coding sequence TTGCAGAGCTGGCGTAGAATGCCTAAGGGTGATGCGGTTTTGAACGTTCCTTGCCGTTCCTCCCAAGGCCCGGTGGGTTCCGTGAGGGACCTCATAAGGTCCGGGGGAGTGCGAAGCGTGTTTCAGCCTATAGTCAGCCTCACCGACGGTACGGTGTACGGCTACGAGGTGCTCTCAAGGGGTGTGGAGCCCTTTGAGAGCCCGTTTTCCATGTTCTCCGCCGCGGAGGACGAGGGGGTTACCTGGGACCTGGAGCGGGCCTGCAGGCTTTCCGCCATGAGGGCGGTGTCTCAGCTTCCCCGCCGGCTGAGGGAAAGGGCCTTCTTCATCAACGTGAGCCCCAGGGTTTTAAAGGACCCGCGGTTCAAGCAGGGCTTCACGGCTTCCCAGCTCAGGGCCTACGGGCTTAACCAGGGGAGCTTCGTGATAGAGATAACCGAGCACAGCTCCGACGGCGATAGGGATGGGCTTGCCAGGATGGCGGAGCACTACGCCTCCCAGGGGTTTCGGATAGCCCTGGACGATTTCGGCTCCGGGGACTCCGGGCTTGTGACCCTTGTTAAATGTACCCCCCACTTTATAAAGCTGGACATGGAGATAGTACGGGGCATAAGTTCTTCCTCCTACAGGAGGAAGCTTGTGAAAGCCCTGGTCTACTTCGCCATGGGAGTGGACGCTAGGATAATAGCGGAAGGGGTGGAGGAGCTGGAGGACCTTAGGGTTCTTCTGGAGCTTAACGTGCCCATGGCCCAGGGGTTCCTGTTCGGCCGGCCCTCCTGGGACGCGCCGTTGAGGGAGGAGGAGACCTGCGGCTTGATTCACGCCCTGCTGGGTTTC
- a CDS encoding GntR family transcriptional regulator has product MTDLKELKELAERREGDLAAPYLIASVLREAIYRGMLPEGHQLHQAQLALMMGVSPIPLREALRILESEGLVAFRGHKGAYVTSLSVEEARELYEMVCQLETHLLNLAFPRITRSVLEEAEGVLDRMERVEDCIAWRDLNERFHNLLYEPAERPLIMSVLARFRQNTDRNIRMHLASMREESERQHRRLLQLIAEGDQEGAVEALRRHLEYTSNDLQTCMRRHGRSALPQRR; this is encoded by the coding sequence TTGACCGATCTTAAAGAGCTCAAGGAGCTGGCGGAGCGAAGGGAGGGGGACCTGGCGGCCCCGTACCTCATAGCGTCGGTCCTGAGGGAGGCCATTTACCGGGGCATGCTCCCAGAGGGGCACCAGCTTCACCAGGCCCAGCTGGCCCTCATGATGGGGGTAAGCCCCATACCCTTAAGGGAAGCCCTTCGCATATTGGAGAGCGAAGGGCTGGTGGCCTTCCGGGGGCACAAGGGGGCCTACGTTACCTCCCTTTCGGTGGAGGAGGCGAGGGAGCTCTACGAGATGGTGTGCCAGCTGGAGACCCACCTTCTGAATTTGGCGTTCCCAAGGATAACCCGCAGCGTCCTGGAGGAGGCGGAGGGGGTCCTAGACAGGATGGAAAGGGTTGAGGACTGCATCGCCTGGAGGGATCTTAACGAACGGTTCCACAACCTGCTCTACGAACCCGCCGAGAGGCCCCTCATAATGTCCGTCCTGGCCCGCTTCCGGCAGAACACCGACAGGAACATAAGGATGCACCTCGCCAGCATGAGGGAGGAATCGGAGCGCCAGCACCGCAGGCTCCTTCAACTCATAGCGGAGGGGGACCAGGAGGGGGCGGTGGAGGCCTTGCGCCGCCACCTGGAGTACACCTCCAACGACCTGCAGACCTGCATGCGGCGGCACGGCAGGAGCGCCTTGCCACAGCGCCGCTGA
- a CDS encoding AfsR/SARP family transcriptional regulator has translation MLKVTLAGPPSVDMDGERVRFPFRKLEAMAYVLFDQVMVPRDRLCRLLWGDKDLPVARKNLRNAVYVLRRLLPPGMVVLHRDLVSLDLPEGTVDLHMMDRFLSLSDDDREALGREFLEGFDLEGEEEFRRWLSERRVEHRRRFTALARELGAELLRKGDPAGATRWFERVFALDPLDEVAARSLMELYHRSGWAAGPVEVFNALKERLARDYGIMPSPETVELFSRISASRRAFNDFHAIVPPVRAAAAPAVSPASVSRRGKAGDPGEGPVRGVAGPSALDLASKLLSQDGGGVLLHLPSPSPNPLLSCLETFASHGEAKVDRLAFLGAAELAGALAEELARRGTRRVLVNLRDRLEGASFEFLKALLTYGVDGKGLGLLIASPDPGWLSAAGEVEVLDARQDPGPQGGLESLWGSCLCPLGAVWEEVPPGEGNSDLVVSCRDPMSGTLWLAPRDQGLRRKALEIMPDWERRRRAQRSLSFWLGRCMANHLDTVAWEMGTFYGGLLADPLVEGYCSAMWVRARAVIAEAGLAGGRRCPEGPSEEEVRRAASFLRSSGGPALQRVKGLALRISPL, from the coding sequence ATGCTAAAGGTGACCCTTGCAGGACCCCCTTCGGTGGATATGGACGGAGAGCGGGTGCGTTTCCCATTCAGGAAGCTGGAGGCCATGGCCTACGTCCTGTTCGATCAGGTGATGGTTCCGAGGGACAGGCTTTGCAGGCTCCTTTGGGGTGACAAGGACCTGCCGGTGGCCCGGAAGAACTTGAGGAACGCCGTGTACGTTCTGCGGCGCCTCCTGCCCCCCGGGATGGTGGTCCTCCACAGGGACCTTGTGTCGTTGGACCTGCCGGAGGGAACGGTGGACCTTCACATGATGGATCGTTTCCTCTCCTTGTCCGATGACGATCGGGAGGCGTTGGGAAGGGAGTTCCTGGAGGGATTCGACCTGGAGGGGGAGGAGGAGTTCCGGAGGTGGCTTTCGGAGCGGCGGGTTGAGCACCGCCGCCGGTTCACCGCCCTTGCAAGGGAGCTGGGGGCGGAGCTGCTGAGGAAGGGGGACCCGGCGGGGGCCACCAGGTGGTTCGAGCGGGTGTTCGCCCTGGACCCCCTGGACGAGGTGGCCGCCAGGAGCCTAATGGAGCTCTATCACCGTTCCGGCTGGGCCGCAGGTCCCGTGGAGGTGTTCAACGCCCTCAAGGAGAGGCTCGCCAGGGACTACGGGATCATGCCTTCCCCGGAGACGGTGGAGCTTTTCAGCCGCATCTCCGCGTCCCGCAGGGCCTTCAACGACTTTCATGCCATAGTGCCCCCGGTACGAGCTGCCGCAGCTCCGGCGGTAAGCCCTGCTTCGGTGTCCCGGAGGGGAAAGGCTGGGGACCCCGGGGAAGGACCGGTGCGCGGGGTTGCGGGGCCCTCCGCCCTGGACCTGGCGTCTAAGCTCCTGTCTCAAGACGGGGGCGGGGTCCTGCTGCACCTGCCCTCCCCCTCGCCGAACCCGCTGCTGTCCTGCCTGGAAACCTTTGCGTCCCATGGGGAAGCCAAGGTGGACCGCCTGGCCTTCCTCGGGGCGGCGGAGCTCGCGGGGGCCCTGGCGGAGGAGTTGGCCCGCCGTGGGACCCGCAGGGTCCTGGTAAACCTCCGGGACCGGCTGGAGGGGGCGTCCTTTGAGTTCCTGAAGGCCCTTTTGACCTACGGGGTGGATGGGAAGGGGCTTGGGCTTCTCATCGCCTCCCCAGATCCTGGCTGGCTCAGCGCGGCCGGTGAGGTGGAGGTCCTAGATGCCCGCCAGGATCCTGGTCCCCAGGGCGGGTTGGAGTCCCTTTGGGGATCCTGTCTTTGCCCCCTTGGGGCGGTGTGGGAAGAGGTGCCCCCCGGCGAAGGTAACTCGGACTTGGTGGTGTCCTGCAGGGATCCCATGTCCGGCACCCTCTGGCTTGCCCCCAGGGATCAGGGGCTTCGCCGAAAGGCCCTTGAGATCATGCCGGACTGGGAGAGGCGGCGCAGGGCCCAGCGGTCGTTGTCGTTCTGGCTTGGGAGGTGCATGGCAAACCACCTGGATACGGTGGCCTGGGAGATGGGGACTTTCTACGGGGGCCTTCTGGCAGACCCCTTGGTGGAGGGCTACTGTTCCGCCATGTGGGTTCGCGCCCGAGCGGTCATCGCGGAGGCGGGGCTCGCGGGGGGCCGCCGCTGCCCCGAGGGGCCGTCGGAGGAGGAAGTGCGCCGGGCCGCTTCGTTCCTCCGGTCCAGTGGCGGCCCGGCGCTCCAGAGGGTCAAGGGCCTTGCTTTGAGGATCAGTCCACTATGA
- a CDS encoding glycine C-acetyltransferase codes for MGPLDFITQELKEMKDAGLYGTIRTLESPQGPWVTIEGRKVLNLCSNNYLGLCNHPRLVQKVKEYVDAYGVGPGAVRTIAGTMSIHLEFERRMAAFKGAEDAMLLQSGFCANLAVIPTLVPSEEDIIYSDELNHASIIDACRLSKAKVYRYAHSDVKDLERVLEETKGQGRRKLLVTDGVFSMDGDIAPLPAIRELCDRYGVILVVDDAHGEGVLGRAGRGIVDHFHLHGLVDVEVGTLSKAFGVMGGVIAGKKELIEYLRQKARPNLFSSALTVPDVAANMAALEILEESGELVERLWSNGSFLKKHLKEAGFDTGNSETPITPVMLGEAHTAKEFSRRLFEKGVFATAIVYPTVPKGKARIRAMVSAAHSEEDLMFAVDRFAETAREMGVL; via the coding sequence GTGGGACCGCTGGATTTCATAACCCAAGAGCTTAAGGAGATGAAGGACGCGGGGCTTTACGGCACCATAAGGACGTTGGAGAGCCCCCAGGGGCCCTGGGTGACCATCGAGGGTCGGAAGGTGTTGAACCTCTGTTCCAACAACTACCTGGGGCTTTGCAACCACCCGAGGCTCGTCCAGAAGGTGAAGGAGTACGTGGACGCCTACGGGGTGGGTCCCGGGGCGGTGAGGACCATCGCGGGAACCATGAGCATCCACCTGGAGTTCGAGCGCCGCATGGCGGCCTTCAAGGGCGCCGAGGACGCCATGCTGCTGCAGTCCGGGTTCTGCGCCAACCTGGCGGTGATACCCACCCTGGTGCCCTCGGAGGAGGACATAATATACAGCGACGAGCTCAACCACGCCTCCATCATAGATGCCTGCCGGCTGTCCAAGGCCAAGGTGTACCGCTACGCCCACTCGGACGTGAAGGACCTGGAGCGGGTGCTGGAGGAGACTAAGGGGCAGGGCAGGCGGAAGCTGCTGGTCACCGACGGTGTATTCTCCATGGACGGGGACATAGCCCCCCTGCCCGCCATAAGGGAGCTTTGCGACCGGTACGGGGTGATCCTGGTGGTGGACGACGCCCACGGGGAGGGCGTTTTGGGCCGCGCCGGGCGGGGCATAGTGGACCACTTCCACCTGCACGGCCTGGTGGACGTTGAGGTGGGGACCCTGTCAAAGGCCTTCGGCGTCATGGGAGGGGTCATAGCAGGCAAGAAGGAGCTCATAGAGTACCTGCGGCAGAAGGCCCGGCCGAACCTCTTCAGCAGCGCCCTCACGGTGCCCGACGTGGCGGCCAACATGGCGGCGTTGGAGATCCTGGAGGAGAGCGGGGAGCTGGTGGAGAGGCTGTGGAGCAACGGCAGCTTCCTGAAGAAGCATCTCAAGGAGGCGGGCTTCGACACCGGCAACAGCGAGACCCCGATAACGCCGGTGATGCTCGGGGAGGCCCATACCGCCAAGGAGTTCAGCCGCCGGCTCTTCGAGAAGGGGGTCTTCGCCACCGCCATCGTGTACCCCACGGTTCCAAAGGGGAAGGCCAGGATAAGGGCCATGGTATCCGCGGCCCATTCGGAGGAGGACCTCATGTTCGCCGTTGACCGGTTCGCCGAGACCGCCAGAGAGATGGGGGTGCTCTAG
- a CDS encoding cupin domain-containing protein: MIKKFHDMTPVRRENLQGGQGGAWNRYALAPHEELQGSHFQMVGTIRLDPGAEVGEHEHLTNEELYVILEGEGIYTEDGVEHKVGAGDVLILQRTHSHALRNTGKGTLTFLAVIVD; this comes from the coding sequence ATGATAAAGAAGTTCCACGATATGACCCCCGTAAGGCGGGAGAACCTTCAGGGGGGGCAAGGCGGGGCCTGGAACCGCTACGCCCTGGCGCCCCACGAGGAGCTGCAGGGAAGCCACTTCCAAATGGTGGGCACCATAAGACTGGACCCGGGGGCGGAGGTTGGGGAGCACGAGCACCTGACCAACGAGGAGCTCTACGTCATCCTGGAAGGGGAAGGGATATACACGGAGGACGGGGTGGAGCATAAGGTGGGTGCCGGGGACGTCTTGATACTCCAGAGGACCCACTCCCACGCCTTGAGGAACACCGGGAAGGGAACGCTAACGTTCCTGGCGGTCATAGTGGACTGA
- a CDS encoding ABC transporter permease, producing the protein MDFLREGMLEAVRIILSMDEELLNVAAVTVKSSFLAMCMASAVGLPVGIALGALRFPGRRALRLLFDSLLSVPTVVVGLVVYGFISNQGPFGRFELLFTLWGMAIGQAVLGLPVLVSLVASAVESVDPLVVMTLRTLGFRGLRLLWALVLEMRHALMMALLAAYGRVVSEVGVSMMIGGNIRWHTRTLTTAIAFEASRGDFGMAVALGLVLLIISSLVSACVSLMRWRAKG; encoded by the coding sequence ATGGACTTCCTTAGGGAGGGGATGTTGGAGGCCGTGAGGATAATCCTCTCCATGGACGAGGAACTGCTGAACGTGGCTGCCGTTACGGTGAAGTCCAGCTTTCTTGCCATGTGCATGGCTTCCGCGGTGGGGCTCCCGGTGGGCATCGCCCTTGGGGCCCTGCGCTTCCCCGGAAGAAGGGCCTTGAGGCTTCTCTTCGACAGCCTGTTGTCGGTGCCCACCGTGGTGGTGGGCCTTGTGGTGTATGGCTTCATATCGAACCAGGGGCCCTTCGGGAGGTTTGAGCTGCTTTTCACCCTGTGGGGGATGGCCATAGGGCAGGCGGTTTTGGGCCTTCCGGTGCTGGTATCCCTGGTGGCCTCGGCGGTGGAGTCCGTGGACCCTTTGGTGGTGATGACCCTAAGGACGTTGGGCTTCAGGGGGCTGCGGCTCCTTTGGGCCCTGGTCCTTGAGATGAGGCATGCCCTCATGATGGCGCTGCTCGCCGCCTACGGAAGGGTGGTCTCCGAGGTGGGGGTCTCCATGATGATAGGGGGAAACATCCGCTGGCACACCAGGACGCTCACCACCGCCATAGCCTTCGAGGCCTCCCGGGGGGACTTCGGCATGGCGGTGGCGTTAGGGTTGGTGCTTTTGATCATATCCTCCCTTGTGAGCGCCTGCGTGTCCCTGATGAGATGGAGGGCCAAGGGATGA
- a CDS encoding SDR family oxidoreductase: MSCGMIRVSLLRNRSDGSNPYVRALVRFAQRHFGDLLLLDEADETMGPFVMEAPAALIRPFGAYVCFTDPVFDLEGYSTYFSEHRFHVPPVVRAVIRHLWDNHLLRRSHGVAGSGIGLFLAKRLKEMGVRVTLLSHRDLARMGREEIEELGVINCTSGSFDGCLINLSDNPREVSALTVRYLYRNLFDALNELKRRGVLTDWEEPVNQPVAELA; encoded by the coding sequence TTGAGCTGTGGGATGATAAGGGTGTCGCTTCTAAGAAACCGCAGCGACGGCTCTAACCCCTACGTGAGGGCCCTGGTGCGGTTCGCCCAGAGGCACTTTGGAGATCTGCTGTTGCTGGACGAGGCGGACGAGACGATGGGACCTTTCGTAATGGAAGCCCCCGCCGCCCTCATCCGCCCCTTCGGGGCCTACGTGTGCTTCACCGATCCGGTTTTCGACCTGGAGGGCTACAGCACCTACTTCTCGGAACACCGGTTCCACGTGCCCCCGGTGGTGCGGGCGGTGATAAGGCACCTGTGGGACAACCATCTTCTTAGGCGCAGCCACGGGGTGGCGGGAAGCGGCATAGGCCTGTTCCTGGCCAAGAGGCTGAAGGAGATGGGAGTAAGGGTCACCCTCTTGAGCCACAGGGACCTCGCCCGCATGGGCAGGGAGGAGATCGAGGAGCTGGGGGTCATAAACTGCACCAGCGGCTCCTTCGATGGGTGCCTCATAAACTTGAGCGATAACCCCCGGGAGGTGAGCGCCCTCACGGTGCGGTACCTGTACAGGAACCTCTTCGACGCGCTGAACGAGCTCAAGCGACGGGGGGTGTTAACCGATTGGGAGGAACCGGTTAACCAGCCCGTTGCAGAGCTGGCGTAG
- a CDS encoding TIGR02757 family protein: protein MRQDLISFLEETYRSYHLPELISPDPLEVVRAYPDPRDAEVAALICSAYAYGRVNQILKALRAIMTSLGPSPHEHLRAGKAPSGVCHRFTSREDTCRFLNGIGELLRRYGSVKGAFMGEEPPSNREELIWALEGFALLLGDLTGLGNRFLMPLPSGGGACKRWFLMLRWLVRRDSVDLGLWSEIPASALLVPMDAHMFRFAKSFGLVKRSSPDLKAAKELTDRLMEVDPWDPVRFDFSITRRGILGPLG from the coding sequence GTGAGACAGGATCTTATCTCCTTCCTGGAGGAGACCTACCGTTCCTATCACCTGCCGGAGCTCATAAGCCCGGACCCCCTGGAGGTGGTCCGGGCTTACCCTGATCCCAGGGACGCGGAGGTGGCGGCCCTCATATGTTCCGCCTACGCGTACGGCCGGGTGAACCAGATACTCAAGGCCTTAAGGGCCATAATGACCTCCCTTGGGCCCTCTCCACACGAGCATTTGAGGGCCGGTAAGGCCCCGTCGGGGGTCTGCCACCGGTTCACCAGCCGGGAGGATACGTGCCGCTTTCTGAACGGCATAGGCGAGCTTTTAAGGCGTTACGGCTCCGTCAAGGGGGCCTTCATGGGTGAGGAACCCCCGTCGAACCGGGAGGAGCTCATATGGGCCCTTGAGGGCTTTGCGCTGTTGCTGGGTGATCTTACGGGCCTGGGCAACCGGTTTCTGATGCCCCTGCCCTCCGGGGGCGGGGCCTGTAAGCGCTGGTTCCTCATGCTCCGGTGGCTGGTGCGCCGGGACTCGGTGGACCTGGGGCTGTGGAGCGAGATCCCCGCCTCCGCCCTCCTGGTGCCCATGGACGCCCACATGTTCCGCTTCGCCAAGTCCTTCGGCCTGGTAAAAAGGTCCTCCCCGGATCTCAAGGCCGCCAAGGAGCTCACCGACCGCCTCATGGAGGTGGACCCGTGGGATCCTGTGCGGTTCGACTTCTCCATAACCCGAAGGGGCATCTTGGGACCCCTGGGCTGA
- a CDS encoding energy-coupling factor ABC transporter ATP-binding protein, with amino-acid sequence MTDALKAQGLSFSYDRQHRLEVDELSLPRGAVMGLIGPNGSGKSTLMKLLALLMKPQSGRILFFGEPSEGREALLRGMGITMLLQRPCLLKRSVRANLMGPIWREPDREERAREALYMVGLGEAYLDRPWYRLSGGEAQRVALAVRLAMRPRVLLLDEPVSNVDQEGADAVKAGVLKARDMWGTSVVVSSHQPPWLSGMCDGFFVMRDGRLAGAYGSRGHGVVT; translated from the coding sequence ATGACGGACGCCCTCAAAGCCCAGGGCCTTTCCTTCTCCTACGACCGGCAGCACCGCCTGGAGGTGGACGAACTGTCCCTACCCCGGGGGGCGGTGATGGGGCTCATCGGCCCCAACGGCAGCGGCAAGAGCACCTTGATGAAGCTCCTGGCGTTGCTCATGAAGCCCCAGTCAGGACGCATACTCTTCTTCGGCGAGCCCTCGGAGGGGCGGGAGGCGTTGCTTCGAGGCATGGGGATTACAATGCTGCTTCAGCGGCCATGCCTTCTCAAACGCTCCGTGAGGGCCAACCTGATGGGCCCCATATGGAGGGAACCGGACCGGGAGGAGCGGGCTCGGGAGGCCCTGTACATGGTGGGGCTTGGAGAGGCCTACCTGGACCGGCCCTGGTACCGCCTGTCCGGAGGCGAGGCCCAAAGGGTGGCCCTGGCGGTGAGGCTCGCCATGCGGCCCCGGGTGCTGCTCTTGGACGAACCGGTTTCCAACGTGGACCAGGAGGGGGCCGATGCGGTCAAGGCCGGGGTGCTTAAGGCCCGTGACATGTGGGGCACCTCCGTCGTGGTGAGCAGTCATCAGCCCCCATGGCTGTCCGGGATGTGCGACGGGTTCTTCGTCATGCGGGACGGGCGCCTTGCGGGGGCCTATGGCTCAAGGGGGCATGGGGTTGTAACATAG
- a CDS encoding substrate-binding domain-containing protein translates to MVSVGFRRVLRSLAGFLLCIALCLPAAGEERVLRMATTTSTEATGLLDYLSAELRKDTGIELQWVAVGTGKALEYGRRGDVDVVWVHDPKMEEDFVAQGFGVNRRRTMYNDFVLVGPAADPAGIRSATSILDAVGRIASKGSVFVSRGDRSGTHMAELRLWQGAGVLVGKSSPWYVESGQGMMETLLMAKEKGGYTLTDRATFTKFNSQNPEALKVLYQGDERLRNQYSLIEVNPKKHPSVRHHLAVRFIQWVLSKRGQELIGSYKVSGQQLFFPNGDKW, encoded by the coding sequence ATGGTCTCTGTGGGTTTCAGGCGTGTTTTAAGGTCCTTGGCGGGGTTTTTGCTTTGCATCGCCCTGTGTCTTCCCGCCGCCGGTGAGGAACGGGTGCTCCGGATGGCCACCACCACCAGCACCGAGGCCACGGGCCTTTTGGACTACCTGTCGGCGGAGCTTAGAAAGGACACCGGCATAGAGCTTCAGTGGGTTGCGGTGGGCACCGGCAAGGCCCTGGAGTACGGCCGCCGGGGGGACGTGGACGTGGTGTGGGTTCACGACCCCAAGATGGAGGAGGATTTCGTGGCCCAGGGCTTCGGGGTCAACCGGCGGCGGACCATGTACAACGACTTCGTGCTGGTGGGCCCAGCGGCGGACCCAGCGGGGATCCGATCCGCTACATCCATACTGGACGCGGTGGGGAGGATAGCCTCCAAGGGGTCGGTGTTCGTAAGCCGCGGGGATCGTTCGGGCACCCACATGGCGGAGCTTAGACTATGGCAGGGGGCGGGGGTCCTGGTGGGCAAGTCCTCCCCCTGGTACGTGGAGTCCGGCCAGGGCATGATGGAGACCCTGCTGATGGCCAAGGAAAAGGGAGGCTACACCCTTACCGACCGGGCCACCTTCACGAAGTTCAACTCCCAGAACCCCGAGGCCCTCAAGGTTCTCTACCAGGGGGACGAGAGGCTCAGGAACCAGTACAGCCTCATAGAGGTGAACCCCAAGAAGCACCCCTCGGTGCGCCACCACCTGGCGGTGCGGTTCATCCAGTGGGTCCTCTCCAAGAGGGGGCAGGAGCTCATAGGCAGCTATAAGGTCTCAGGGCAGCAGCTTTTCTTCCCCAACGGGGATAAGTGGTGA
- a CDS encoding flavin reductase family protein: MEKNIDPKALFSFSYGMYIVSSLNSKGRYNGQVANAAMQVTGDPCGVAVCLHKSNLTTEYIGESNLFSVSVLSSEAPMTFIGQFGFKCGRDIDKFCNVKYELGSTGVPMVLDYALAVLEARVVGSFDIFTHRMFFGEVISSRVVSPGEPLTYSDYHLIKKGKSPKNAPTFVFNQLK, translated from the coding sequence TTGGAGAAGAACATAGACCCTAAGGCCCTTTTCAGCTTCAGCTACGGCATGTACATAGTGTCGTCCTTGAACTCAAAGGGACGTTACAACGGCCAGGTGGCCAACGCGGCCATGCAGGTGACCGGGGATCCTTGCGGCGTGGCGGTATGCCTTCACAAGTCCAACCTCACCACCGAGTACATAGGGGAGTCCAACCTCTTCTCCGTGTCGGTGCTCTCGTCGGAGGCCCCCATGACCTTCATAGGCCAGTTCGGCTTCAAGTGTGGCCGGGACATAGACAAGTTCTGCAACGTGAAGTACGAGCTGGGCTCCACCGGGGTGCCCATGGTTCTGGACTACGCCCTGGCGGTGTTGGAGGCCCGGGTGGTGGGGAGCTTTGACATATTCACCCACCGCATGTTCTTCGGGGAGGTCATATCCTCCCGGGTGGTGTCCCCCGGAGAGCCCCTTACCTACTCGGACTATCACCTCATAAAGAAGGGGAAGTCCCCCAAGAACGCCCCCACCTTCGTCTTCAACCAGTTGAAGTGA
- a CDS encoding ferritin has product MISDRMKDAINSQIQAELYSSYLYLSMAAHFESENLKGFAHWMHKQADEERGHAMKFFHYLVERGGKVELKAIEAPKTSWSSPEEVFEEVLGHERKVTSLINRLYELALEEKDYPSQIMLQWFISEQVEEEASAEEVLARLRMLKGGLQGLLMLDRELAQR; this is encoded by the coding sequence ATGATATCCGACAGGATGAAGGATGCCATAAACTCCCAGATCCAGGCGGAGCTTTACTCTTCCTACCTATACCTTTCCATGGCGGCCCACTTCGAGTCCGAGAACCTCAAGGGCTTTGCCCACTGGATGCACAAGCAGGCGGACGAGGAGCGGGGGCACGCCATGAAGTTCTTCCACTACCTGGTTGAGCGGGGCGGCAAGGTGGAGCTCAAGGCCATAGAGGCCCCCAAGACCTCCTGGTCTTCCCCGGAGGAGGTGTTTGAGGAGGTTTTGGGCCACGAGCGGAAGGTGACCTCCCTTATCAACCGCCTCTACGAGCTGGCGTTGGAGGAGAAGGACTATCCGTCCCAGATAATGCTCCAGTGGTTCATCAGCGAGCAGGTGGAGGAGGAGGCCTCCGCGGAGGAGGTCTTGGCCCGTTTGAGGATGCTAAAGGGGGGCTTGCAGGGGCTTCTCATGCTGGACCGGGAGCTCGCCCAGCGCTAG